In Capsicum annuum cultivar UCD-10X-F1 chromosome 7, UCD10Xv1.1, whole genome shotgun sequence, one genomic interval encodes:
- the LOC107878125 gene encoding OBERON-like protein encodes MLPPRPNGLPPSLFLASSSDARASTDNQDPRMNSDQHRESPAESASSRDTWPVIDAATQVKLENQKAEDGYYEHSVIHRPASANKVSLLDIAREQVDIISEKMYLLPNEYLEELKGRVRGMLEGNGGPQQRDEFLFLQRLVQSRSDLTAKSLIKAHKVQLEILVAINSGIQFFLHQSMNLSQSVLIEVFVYKRCRNIACQSQLPAEDCHCEICTNRKGFCSLCMCVICNKFDFEVNTCRWIGCDSCAHWTHTDCAIRDKEIGPGPSTVNGLGSAEMQFRCRACNRTSELFGWVKDVFQQCAPTWNGESLIRELTIVSKIFRMSENTRGRQLFWKSEELIEKLKGGVAETTACRFILTFLQELEIDSSNSYEAGNNGRMIPPQEACNRIAAVVQEAMQTMDIVADEKMRMLKRARQALETCDHELEETVKEVAELKLERQRKRLQMDELEGIARLKEAEADMFQLKADEARREADRLQRIALAKSGKSEEDYASSYLKQRLSEAEAEKQFLFEKIKLQDQSSRSSQGNDIGDTSQELYCKIQEILKSV; translated from the exons ATGCTGCCTCCACGTCCCAACGGCTTACCTCCGTCCTTATTTCTTGCATCTTCATCAGATGCCAGAGCATCAACTGATAATCAGGATCCCAGAATGAACTCTGATCAGCATCGTGAATCGCCTGCTGAGAGTGCTAGTTCAAGAGATACATGGCCTGTTATTGATGCTGCTACTCAAGTGAAGCTTGAGAATCAGAAAGCTGAAGATGGTTATTATGAACACTCTGTGATTCACAGGCCTGCTAGTGCAAATAAAGTCTCTCTTCTTGATATAGCAAGAGAACAAGTggatataatatctgaaaaaatgTATTTGCTCCCTAATGAGTATTTAGAAGAGCTAAAGGGCAGGGTTCGAGGGATGCTTGAGGGAAATGGTGGTCCTCAGCAAAGAGATGAGTTTTTGTTTTTACAGAGGCTTGTTCAGAGTAGGTCTGATTTGACTGCAAAGTCATTGATTAAAGCTCATAAAGTCCAGCTGGAAATTCTTGTCGCCATTAATAGTGGCATTCAATTTTTCCTACATCAAAGTATGAATCTTTCTCAGAGTGTCCTGATTGAGGTTTTTGTATACAAGAGATGTCGGAATATAGCATGCCAAAGCCAGTTGCCTGCAGAAGATTGCCACTGTGAGATATGCACCAACCGAAAGGGATTCTGCAGCCTTTGCATGTGTGTAATCTGTAACAAGTTCGATTTTGAAGTAAATACATGTCGGTGGATTGGTTGCGACTCCTGCGCTCATTGGACTCACACAGATTGTGCAATTCGTGATAAGGAAATTGGACCAGGTCCTTCTACTGTGAATGGGCTGGGGTCTGCTGAAATGCAGTTTAGGTGTAGAGCATGCAATCGCACTTCTGAGCTTTTTGGTTGGGTGAAAGATGTATTCCAGCAATGTGCACCTACCTGGAATGGGGAATCATTGATAAGAGAACTAACTATTGTAAGTAAGATCTTTCGAATGAGTGAGAACACAAGAGGGAGGCAGCTGTTTTGGAAGTCTGAGGAGCTCATAGAAAAACTGAAGGGTGGAGTGGCGGAAACAACAGCTTGCAGATTTATATTAACTTTTCTCCAAG AGCTTgagatagattcatcaaatagCTATGAGGCTGGAAATAATGGAAGGATGATTCCACCCCAGGAGGCATGCAACCGAATTGCTGCAGTGGTACAAGAAGCAATGCAGACAATGGATATAGTGGCCGATGAAAAAATGAGGATGCTAAAGAGAGCTCGCCAAGCTCTCGAGACTTGTGATCATGAACTGGAGGAAACAGTCAAGGAAGTTGCAGAACTCAAACTGGAGAGGCAGCGAAAAAGGCTACAGATGGATGAATTAGAGGGCATTGCTAGGCTtaaagaagcagaagcagatatgttcCAGCTTAAGGCAGATGAGGCAAGACGAGAAGCTGACAGGTTGCAGAGGATTGCTCTTGCAAAATCAGGGAAATCAGAAGAAGACTATGCCAGCAGTTACCTTAAACAACGTCTTAGTGAGGCTGAAGCTGAGAAGCAATTCCTTTTTGAGAAGATTAAACTTCAAGATCAGAGTTCTCGTTCATCACAAGGCAATGACATCGGTGATACTTCACAAGAACTTTACTGTAAAATACAAGAGATCCTTAAGAGTGTGTAG